The window CGACGTTGGCCACCACGGCCCACAAAGACGCGACCTCGCTCATCAACGCCGTCTTGGTGGGCAAAGTGATGGAACAGTCGGGGTTGGTTCCGGGGATTCCTACCAACGCGCGGCTTGAAACGGCCTTGCACGATTTCGCGGGGTCGTTGGCCGAGGAAATGGCGGGCGATTGGGGCGGTTTGGCGGACACGGTCTGGACCGCGACGCAATTGCTGGCCACCCGGCCGATGCTGGAGGGGGAAAGCGTCGTTGACGCCATTGCTCGGGAATCGCAATCCCTCGTGGCCTCGGGTCAAGCGGCGGAACTGGCGCTCTTTGCCCGGGAGACCTTCTCCACCGTGGGGGCTCAGGGGCAATTGGCGTCCCTGAACCAAATTGTCACCGCGTTGGAGGGGTGGCAAGCCGCGTGGACCAACACGCCGGTGGGATCCCAATGGAACGTGTTGGGGCACATGGCGGATCTGACGACGTCGTTGAAAGATATGGGGTTGGATTTCCGCGGTGAGCAGTGGACTTTTGAAGCTCGATTGATCGCCACCATGAAAACGGCACTGGCGTCCGCACCGATGGAAGCGCGGGGGAACTCGGTGGAATATGAAGGGTTTGTGGCCGGGTTGGAAGGGTTCGCCAACGAATTGCGCTGGCGGAACCTGGACGCGACGGGGCTTCTCTTCGCCGGGATGTTGGTGGCGAACCCGGACCTGGTCGAAACGAGCCAAAACACGCCGGCGGCGCAGCGCGGCTCGGATCGGCGCGGGTTGCTGGAAATCATGGCCCGCACGGCGGACCGGATGGACAACCACTTGGCCTGGGCGATCAAAGACGCGGAACGATTGGAATCGCTTGGGATTCCCAACACGGTCAACCAGGTGATTCTCTCGGCGCTTCCTGTACTAGAAGGAGCGCTCTCTGTGGCCCGCGCCACAGCCGATCTGGGTGGGGAAGGGACGAACAAAGGCCTCTTTGGATTGGGCCAGAAGGCGGGGACGAAGTTGGCCGCGGTTTTGGAGGAAAAAGGGTTCTCGCAGGATGTTGTGCGTCAATTGCGGGAAATGCGGGATAACCCGAACGGCTTGAACGCGGGGGTGTTCGCTCCTCTGGCGGAGCTCGCCACGCAGCTCGTTCCCGCTTTGGGGGATCAAGGGCGGCGGTTTGCCGAACGAGCCTCCATGAACAAGTTGGCGTCCTTGGGGGCCGCGCGACTTGAAGGGCCGACGGCGTTTGCCAATCGGCTTGAGGCCATTTTGACGGTGGGAGGCCGGGCGACGCTGTTTACGAACGGGTTTAAATCCTACGCCGAAACATATAAGGAATTTTCCATAAACTGGAAGTCGAATAAACCCTGGATGGAAAAAATCAAAGGGTCAATGCTGGGGGTGTCCCCGGTGGTTGGCGCGGCGATCGGTGCGATGACGGGATCTGTGATCGGCATCGTGAGTCCGCTTTCCTTGCCCCTTCTTGCTCAGTTAAGGGATTGGCACCGGGATTCAAAATGGGGATGGTCTTCGGATCGTCGGGCGGTCGCGGAATGGGCGAAGTTGGAGACCCAATCCTCCGCTTTGAGTTTGGAAGATTTGAGTCGAGCCTCGAATAAGGCCGGTGTGGGGGCGGAGTTGATGATTCGGTTGGCGGGGATTTCCCGTGGACAGGATAGCTCGCCGGCGCTGAAAGTTTTCAACGAACTTTCCGCCTCGGACCGGGAACTCACGACTATCAACGCGGCCTTGGCGGGTCGGACCAACGATCTGGCGGCGGCGCCGGTGGATGTTGACGCGAAGCAAGCGGCGGACGCGCAACAACAGCGGCAATCGGGGGCAACGGACGTGGCGGAGCCGGGAACCGACATGACGAAATGGACGTTCGTCCAACTCAATGATCACATTATGGATTTGAAAGACGAATTGGCACGGATTGTTCGGGACGGTGGTCGCTTTGGGCCGATCTATCAACGGATTTCGAATGTCACCAACGAACTGAACCGACGCATTCAGGAGAGGGAACGGCAACAGCAGAGCGACAAATCTCTGGATGCCGAAACCCGTGAACTGGTCCAACGGGAACTTGGAAACATCGCGGGGGCATGCCTCGGCATGGCGGGGATCCTGAGCACAACGTTCGCGTTGGATGAGACAAAAGACAATATTCGCAACGCTTGGGGGGCGTTGGAGGGATTGAGCACCGCGTTGGGATCCCTGAGCCAGGAGTCCAAGGACGCCTTGTCGCCAGACGAAAAGGGCCTGGGTCCGGATCTGGGCAATGAAATACAGGCGACCCCGCCCGATGGTTCGCCGACCCCGATGCCGACGGGTGGCTTGCCGGGCACGACGGAGACCGAGGAGCAACGGATGGAAGCGCCGGGGGCGCGGGCGACGTTGAGCGAAGCCGGGCAGCTGTGGATGGGCGTGGGGAGCTTTGGGTTGGGCGGCGGTGCGGTTGTGGGGATGGCGCTGGCGGGGTTGACGCTGTGGGCGGCGCCGTTGGCCGCGGCGGGGTTGATGTCGTCGGCGTACTTCCTGGGACAGTGGGGCCGCGAGCGGTCCCTGGACCGGGCGCAGGGGGCGGGTGTGACGGCCTGGGTGGAGGGCGGCCGGGTGCGTGTGACCTGGGAGCGGTTTGCCGGGTTGATGGGCTCGAATTGGATGGGGTGGCTGAACCCGATCGGGGCGTGGAACCGTGACGTGATGGCGTTGGGCGTGATGCGCCACGAGTTGGCGCACCGGGACTTGGGGGCGGGGGAATTCGGGGCGGCGCTGGCGCAGGTGATGCCGACCTTTGTGTCGTTCGCCTACGGGACGGTGCGGGCGCTGTCGAACGTGGCGGCGGGTCGCGCGTGGAACGACGGTTTGGCGTCTTTGAGCGGAGCCACGGCGGAGCGTATGCTGGCCGAACTGCGTGGCACGGACGGGAAGGCCGGGGTGTTGACGTTGCGTGGAGGCGGCGTGACGCCGGCGAAGCGCGGCCTGTGGGGCCGGATGATGGCGGCGCTGGGGTTGGGCGCGGCGGTGGGGACGGCGACGGCGGCGGAAACGGCCGTGGCGGCGGCGCAGGCCGTCAAAGGGCTGTCCTTGGGCGAACACGGCGTGGCGCTGGTGGCAGGGCGGACGGCGACGGCGGTGCCGGCGGAGCCAACGGTGTCTGGCGGTGTGGCGGTGTCGGCGGCGATGATGGAACAGCCGGGCGTGACGCCGGTGCACGCGCACAACGTGGTGATCAACGCGATGCCGGAAAAGCCGGTGTACAGTTTGACGGACGCGATGACGAACCGGCGGCACAATTGGGCGGTGGGGACGATGGAAGACCCGACGTACCACCTGATCGCGGGCCAAGGGACTCGCCGGTGGTGGGTTACCGTGTGACGGCGGAGGGAACGATCGAGCAAGGGGTGGTGACGGCGGAAGGCGTGACCACGGTGACGACGGAGACGGTGGGCGAGGCGGTGACGCGGGCGATCCAGAATGGGGAAAAGATTGACGGGACATTGACGGTGGAAGGGAAGACGGAGTCACTGGCGGTGCCGATGACGACCGGGCTGGTGATGGCGGCGGTATTCCCGGAGGGGTCGACGTGGGACGCCCTGGGGTTGTCTTTGGAAGAATTGAAGAAGCGGATCGAGCAGGTGGAGTCGGCGGTGCGTGTGGCGAAAGAGACGGCGGGGGCGCGGTTGTCGTTGCGGCAGGACCTGCGGGTGCGGGGTCTGGCGTTCATGCACGTGCTGGCGCCGGAGCTGAAGGCGCTGGACCCGATGTTGACGGAGCTGTTGGTGGACGCGCGGCTGTCGAGTCTGATGGCGGAATTGGGTCTGGAGACCAACGCGGAGGGGCTGCGGAAGTCGTTGAAACAGCGGATCGCGGCGTTGGGCGGGATCCGGATGACGCCGAAGACATATAAAGCGCTGGGGATCAATACGCCGAGCCGGCCGATGAGCGATGCAACGTTGAACGGTGTGGCGGAGCGGATGTTGGGGCTGATGCTGCGGGCGGAGGCGAAGGACGGCGTGGCGCCCTTGAGCCGGCGGCCGGTGGTGGAGGTGCGCCGCTACACCGCGGAAGCTTACGCCAAAGCCCACAAGAAGGCGGTGAAAGCCGGCGCGGAAACGGCGCCGAAGGCGTTCGTGTCGCAGGACGGCGAGGTTTTCACGGTGCACCTGGCGGCGATGCCGCTGGAGGAGACGGTGTTGGCGCTGGCGCACGAGGTGGCGCACGTGCCGACGCTGGCGCGGCGTGCGGGGGCGGTGAGCGCTGGGACGTCGGAACTTTTGGTGGAATACCGGATCCAAACGGCGCTGCCGCGTGAGCTGGGGCAATTGAGCCTGTTGGGCCTCCTGCGGGAGATCGACGCGCTGCGGGGTGAGAAAGGGGTGGAGGCGGCGCGGCTGTGGTTGGGGTACCAGTTGACGACGGCGCTGGCGGAGCGGTTGTCGGGTGTGAAGAACGAGGGGGCGCGGAAGTACTGGATGGAGCGGCTGTATTCGGAGGCGTCGCTGAAGGAATTGATGGCGGCGCCGGCGGTGAGCACGCGCGACGCGCGGGTGGCTGTGGTGGCGGCGAGCGAGCTGATGAACGGCAAGCGGGTGAACACGGCGGTGCTTGGGAAGTTCCAGGCGTTGGCGCGGGATTGGGCGGCGACGGAGGGGGGCTCGCCCCTGCGGTTGGTGGTGGTGGACAACCACGGGAAGGGGATGCCGCGGGCGCTGAAACAGGCCCTGCGGACGACGACGCTGAAGGGCGGGGCGCCTGTGTTTGAGGTGATGGACCGGAAGTCGGCGAAGGAGGCCCTGGAATTCAAGGGCGAAGTGGCCGTGATCGATTACACGGGACTGACGGCCCTGCTGCCTGGGTTCCTGGGGACGACGACGCTGGGGGTGCGTGTGGTGACGGGCGAGAAAGCCCTGTGGAAGAACGTCCTGAAGGGGGCGCTGATCGAGATCGGGAGCGCGGTGGACGCGATCAAGAAGGTGTTGAAGGACATGCGGGCGGTGGCGAAGAGCGCCTAACCCCGCCACGGATTGCAACAGGGGGCCCCGGTCCGCAAGGACCGGGGCCCCTTTTTTGGGGGCGTAAAACGCGGTTGGAACACAGCGGTCCGGGGAATAAACGCAACGCTCTCCCCATCGTGGATCTGGCGGGGGGAATGGGGAGATTTTATGGATTCCGGTCAAAAGACGGAGGGGAGTGGATGACGGGCGGGGGGCTTAGCCCGGATAATTCAGTTGCACGCGAGGACCGGCCGGTCGCAGAGCTCCCGGCACCTGGTCACTCGCATAGCTCGTGACACCTGGGGCGCCAGAGGCGCTGACGCGGGGCGGCAGATCCGCTGATGCGAGACGGAAAAGACCGCCCTTTTTACGAAACAAAAATGTGAGAGCGTAGCCGGGAATACGGTCGATCTTTTTTGTGAAGTAAATTGGGTCAGATTTTACGTCGAATCCCGTGGGCAACTGAATTGTTCGGATTATGCTTGGGTTTGAATGACGATGTCCTCGGCGATGGATTTCAGCAAATCGGCGAGACTGTACTCCCGGGCGGGCAGGGTGTGGGAACCATCGGGGTTATCAACGCCGGGATCGCCTTGCAAATGGGGTTTCATTTGGTTCCACACCGCGGCGGGCACCACCACTTCGCGGGAAAAGACCAATAAGGAGTGGAGCAAGTTCGTCCAGCGTTGCGCTTGGTCGGGGGTGGCCCCCAGACGGAAACGAAGACCCCCTTCCCCCAGCACTCCGGAGGCTCCCAGACGCTCGCGAATCCATTCTTTGACCTCTTCGGTGTTCACCGACCCGGACGTGGGTAGGTTGTTTAAAATTAAAACGCGGCTCGTGCGGGAAGCCAGGGGGCCAGCGGATAACGCTCTTTCCATGGCGGATTTCTGATGGGGGGAGCCGGCCAAGACAACCCGGGCCCGGGGGGATTCGGCCAAAAAGGCTTCCGCGATACGCAGGAGCCCTTTCCCTTCGCCGGAGAGGACGCTGTTCCAATCCAAGGCGAGAACGGGGACGGCGGAGGAGTCGGGCCGTGGACGCGCCTCGGGGTTTGACCCCAACAGGGACAGGGCCGCCAGGGCCTTGGCTTGTTGTTCTCGGTGAGGAAGGGGGAATATGGCCGTTTCCACTTGCTCCCTTATGGAGTCCATTGTTTCCGGCGTGTTGGATTCGTCCGGCTTCCAACGGGCCAATAGGGTTTTGATGCTTTCCGCCCACGCGGGTCGCGCGGTATTCACCAAAGGATTGAGCAACGCCAAGGATTCCCGCACGCGTCGGTTGTGGTCGGCGCCCGTCCTGGGGTTTTGCATCAAGCCCGCGGCGGATTGGGCGTGATTCCAGGGCGTGAAAAGAACGCTTGCGACCGCCACCAGCCCCTTCACGGCCGCTTGGACGGCGGGATCAACCCCGGACGCGAGCCCCGGGGCGCTAGCGGCGAGGGCCGATCCAAAAGATGAGCCGGACCCACCCGACGATGGGGAGGGCAGCGGATCGGGGCGCGTGTCGGACGCGTCGCCCAACACCCGTTCCACCACGTCCTCCAACCGGTCCGCCAGAACGTGCAGGGGAGGCGTTTCCATCACCCCGCGGTGGCTTTGGAAAAACGATTCGATGCTTTCGGGGGTTCCGGCGATTTTAATCCATTCGTTGGATTTCATGGCGGGATCGTAAACCGCCGCGAGCCCGGCGCCTTTCGCGTCCCGCACAAAACGGTCCACCGCCGAGGCGGGAAGTCCGGCGTTCGTGAAGGCTCTTGGCATGACATAAAGCGCCCGCTCCCAGTGGCCCTCCGCCCGGCGGGACTCAACGAAGTGGATTTGGTCGGGGGATTTCAACAAATGGGACAGGAGGTCGTTTTCGTTTTCCCGGGGAAGGAAAATGGTTTTGGCCACTTGTTGGGCTTTGGTCACCTTGTCCGCAATGCCGCCGACCGACTGGATTTTGCCCCCGCGGCTGATGGCGCCGGTGATGGTAAAGTCCTGCCGAAGGGGGCGGCCGGTGAGCGCCGACAATATCGCCAAGGTGAAGGCCGTCCCCGCCGAGTCGCCGTCTTTGGGGATGTGCCAAGGCAAAACGAGAAGGGCGATCAGTTTCCCTCGAAACGAATCGACGGTGGGGCCGCCGTTCCGTTCCAGCCAGCCCAACGCCGCGGGAAGGGCGGATTGTTGGCTGAAGTCCATGAGGGCCTGGGCGCGGCCCGCCGCGACCACCCGCAGGGGAGATTCGGCTTGGGGCGCGGACAGAAGGTCCGCCTCGATTTCGAGAACCCGTCCCTCTTCGCCTTCGCCCGACATGACCGCCAGCCCTTGCACGCGACCGACCGCCCAAGGCGGACGTTCCTCGGTGGTTTCCAGGGGCGCGGCCCGCAGCGCCCGCCGGGCGAAGTCGGGCGTGACCTCGATGGGCGCGCTCAGGCCGCTCTTGAATTTTTCCGTGAGAGCGGCTTTGAAAACGGCGTTGAGCGCCTTGCCCAATTGACGCACCCCTTTTTCCTGGGCGTGGGTTTTTTCGACCGCCACCGCGATGACGCCGGGCAAATCGGGGGTTCGAACGTCTTCTTCGATTCGCCATTTTTGGATCAGCCGCCGCACCAGTTTTTGACCGATGGCGGCCTTGGCGGATTTGTTGTAACCCGTCAACGCCACCACGTCGAAGCGGTCCAGGAGCGGCGCCGGGATCCCTTCGAGACCGTTCGCCGTGGCGATGAAGAGGTTTTGGGAGTAGTCGGTGTCCACACCGAGGAATTTTTCCCGAACGCGGGTGTTCTGTTTGGGATCGAGGATCTGCAAAAACACATCCCCGGGGTGTTGTCCGCTCTCGTTGGGGCGCATTTTCTCGATTTCGTCGAGCAGGTAAATGCCGTTGGGCACCCCCATGCGGATGGCCGCCTCGCACAGTTTGCCGATTTTGCTTCCCAAAAACCCCGAGTCGAACCCCACGAAATATTGCGCGTCTTTGACCGCGCCGCAGGGAACCACCGTCATGGGAATGCCCAACGCCTCCGAAATGGCGAGGACGATGGTGGTTTTGGCGGTGCCGGGAGGGCCGACCAAAAGCAGGCCTTTGCCCCGCGGCGGGGAGCCGGCGGCCCGGCTCAAAAGAGTGCGGGTCACAAAGTCCTCGATGCGGTCTTTGACTTCGTCCATTCCGAAGAATTCGGCGTCGAGGGTTTCCCGCAATCGGCGCAACGTGTCGGGCAGATCCCCGAGTAGAATTTGGGTGTCCCGGGCCTTTTGTTCGGCGCTGGGCACGCGTGGATAAGGGAAATCCAGAATCAAGCGCAGGCGGTGCTCCAACTTCGCGGCTTCGTCGCCGCTCGAGGCGACCCACAGCCCCAAAAACTTTTCCGCCTGGGCGCGCACGGACGGGGGGAGCCGGTACGATTCGCGTTCGAACCGTTGTTCGATCGACAGGTCTTTGGACCCGCGTTGGTCTTCGGCGTCCATTTTATCCCGTTCGCGCTGGAAGGTTTCCAAATCCGCCGGCGCGGGAAGGGCGCTCAGGCGGTCGATGAGACGTTGGGCCCCCCGCAGGCCCAGGGCCCGGTCGTGGATTTGTTGAACGATCCGGGAGAGGACGCCGGCGGCCAGGATCGGGCGCTCCCGCGCGCGCTCCACTTGCCCGACCTGGGCGCGGAGCACCGCCCCCGGGGGAACGTCCGCAAGGGAAAACGCGATCACCTGGTCCCCGTAGGCGGTCACGGATTCCTGGAAACGGAGGTGCGCGGCTTCGGATCCGACGAAGACGAGGGGAAGGGGTTTGGCGCTGTCGTTGGCCACGGCCAGGATGCGCCCCAGATCAATGGCGTGCCGGGCGAGAGGGACATTCTTTTGGAATTCATCAAGGTCGATCACCAGCAGGCAATTCCCTTGCCGGGCGGCGTTTTGAATCACCCGCTGCATGCGGCGCCAGGCGAAGGAGGTGTCGTCAGCGAACTCGGTGTTCGCCATTTGGAGATTCAAAGTGTTGAGGCGGAGAACGCGGCGGGGCAATCCGTCGCGCCAGAGGTAGCGCGCGAGGTAATCCGGCAAGGCCGCGCGCAGCGGATCGGGGCAGGAAAGGAGAACCGTGTGGCGAAGGGCCGAGGTCGCCGCTTGGTCCGCCACGGCCCGCCCCGCTCCGCGCAGGACGGGATCGAGCAAATCGTCCTCGGGACTGTTCAACGGCGCGAGGGGGCGGTGTTCCGTCACGAATCCCAGGGCCGCCATGTCTTCCAACAGACGGCCGGCGGTGTAAACGCCCAGGGTTTCCGCCAAATCGCCGACGCCGCGATGGTTTAATTCGAAGAGTTCGTGGACGGGTTGGTTGGCGTAATCCGGAAAACGAGTCTTGAGTTCGTCCCGGGCCGCGGCTTCGTCGCCGACCAGGGGGGCCCTGTGCGCTTGTTCGATGTCGTTGACGAACAAGAGCGCTCGCCGAGCCACGGAATCCGCCCATTGAACGAGGTCCGCGGGAACGGCGGGGGACCGGGCGGGGTCCCAGGCGTTCAGCCGCCGAGCCAAGTCGTCGATGGGGTGCGGAAGGTCTCCGTCGCCGCCCTCTTTTTGGAACGCCGCGCGGAGATTCGTCAGGGTGGCGAGGGCGGCCGTTTTGTTCCCCGGGCCCACAAGGGCCTTTTGGAGGTCCAGGGCGGAGGCGCGGATGCGGAGGAGCAGGGTGTCCGAGCCGAATTGGGCGCTGGCCAGAAGCATGGACCCAACGGTGTCGGGCGGCAGCGTCCCGAAAATGTCCATAATGGCCCGCCGCTGGCCCGGGAGCATTTTATCCCCCGTGATCCAAACATCGATCATGCGAATGAAAAACCGCGCCGCCACGGCGGGGTTGTGGACCAGGGCCGAGCGCAGAACCGCTTCGGCGCTGGCCACCTTGGTCGGATCGTAATTTTCCACCACGGCTTCGAAAAGATCGTCCGCGACGCGGGTCGCGGGTTCGGTGACCATGCGACGCCGGTAATTGTCGTTCATAAACAGGACCGCGCGGTCCGCCGTGAATTCGCCTTTGACGCCTTCGCCGACTTGGGGCTCGGTCGAAGACGGGGGGAGGGGTTCTTGTGGAATTTGTACCTGGATGGAGTCGGCGTAATGGGCGGTTTTCCGGGCGCGGGGCGCCTCACCGGGTTCGCGAAAGGCAAAGGGGACCGCCCGGTCCCACCGGTCCACCAGGACGTAGAGGGTTTGTGGCTCGGGGGTGGCGTCCAGGGACTCCCGGGCCAGGGCCCGCAACGCGGCCACGGGCCCCGAGAAAGCAAGAAATCCATGGGCCCCCGGTCGATGTTCCGGGCGTTGGCGCGCCTGTTGAAGAAATTCCAACCAAGTCGGGTCTTGGCCATTGGCAAAGATCGACGGTCCCGGTAGGGGGATGGAAAGCTCGGCCATTCCGTCAGAGCCGGGTTGGAGAAGGGGACCCCGCAGGCCGATGACCCCGGCGGCCAAGGCGCGGACTTCCGTTTCTTGTGCGCGGGGAAGGACGACTTCGACGGCCCCCGCGTCAATCGCTCCGAACAACCGGCGCTCGAGATCGGGCACGGGCAGCAAACCCCCGCGGTTGTCGAGAGCCCCCAGAAACACGGTTTCCCGTTTTACGGGGCGATCCGTCTCGGCCGAGACCAGGGAGACGGCGGCGGCCAGGCCGGCCGAGGGGTCCGGGGGAGTTCCGGAACGGGGCGCCGCGATCACCCATTCCTCGGGCAGTCGGAGTCCGACCAGTCGGCCGGCCAAATCCAGAATTTCCTTGAGCGCCGGCGCCGTTTGGGGATCCCCGGCGGCCGGCAGACGCGGCGCTCCGCCGCCGTAACGCAGGCGGCGCCAGAGCCGCTCAAACCAGCGGAGGCGGGGAGAGGGAACGGCGATCGAGGGATCCGTGGACTTCCCATCGGTCCATTCGCGATGCCGACTGCCATCGTCGACCCTCCCGGCGGTGTCCCGGCGGGTTTCCAGGGCGAATGCGAAACCGTTGGCCGCGGGAAAATGGGCGAGCCCCACCGTGTCCTGGGCCGAAAGAGGCAGTCGGGGACGCGTCGGCGTTTTGAGGCACGCGTCGATCAGCTCGGCGTCCACCGTCACGGGCGCGCGCCGTCCATTGAGCGCCCACCGCTTGGCCGCGAAAAGGACAATCCGCTCCAGGAGCCGTTCCAATTCCCGAACGCCTTGTTCGCGATCGTGCAATCGGATGAGGTGGGCGAGGGCGTCTCCCGCCCGGGGAAAAACGAGAGCGTCCCGGAGACCCAACTCGGCCAAAACCTTGGGCAGCATAAACCGCGCGGCGATTTGAATTTTTTCGGCCTCGGTGTAGCCATTCAGAGTCTCGATCTGCATGCGGTTTATCAGCGGCCCTATGATGCGCCCCTTGTCGTTGCCGGTGAGGACGAATTCCACTTCGCTTAAGTCGGTTTCCCCCGCATAGAAATCCTCAAAGCGGCTGTTTTGTGCCGGGTCGAGGACCTGCAAAAGGATGGCTTGAATGGCGGGGGGGATTTTGTCCACCTCGTCGATCACCACGATGGG of the Elusimicrobiota bacterium genome contains:
- a CDS encoding AAA family ATPase — translated: MTDSPIGWRAGNTPIPFVLHLRETHDNVFVQKNISRLVVALEKKNPDLLIGAEGAWGRVSFARFERIADPDRRRGFADALLEEGLLTGEEHAVAAGLARRPLWGVEDERLHTAHIFSQTKTRRFGPAILSDLKRQRAALEGTMRNALSKRYRDHRAAKAARLAGKLDLTAHIETLLSGIPAEERSRFPLLTPLLTVQDARKKTGDDPGDSPGAEVIAEWSEILGRVQNALTVLSNASIDDFSRELNRLEQTVDDRLLARESTGARASLARERWLDRLTGLWSLTLTPDQWADYKVLRDKAPDPLGPRERAKRRHPEAFYEIAERRDAAMTQNLQRLLEKMPVPAAVLVTGGFHGGGIETHLEKAGVTYAALYVESQDKRPSLRPASALIAPTSEQAARMAEIAERLLTRSEAAPFRSGPPRWALGLAGWVGLVLAGPALAVDLAGVWPGAGWEGPLLTMAGWAGVTVALDDNERLLSWRSRLQDLFPRRKRTPPPPPDEEAARTLAAQWTGVSPGERAKRMRRAIVDSPPLAAGALAHLGESDRRALLTELDPKFRGDLLHGLEDWARAHLRRKWKHWSELNERLLATIQAPAPGWWPEKKAALEKEIKSQIDAMGPIHRDLLALRWAHASPIPKDRSPKENPIIVAAGVLARAMDTRQKLLEGISAAPSAEAAAATLGAHGSALAADAADFIKQTHALDADRLSSPLVPRIYRGWSDVVARLGADNLKPDFLIRSLENGDVLAAANAGEEIQAAIGAGWLDIVSPESLPPEETAPFSAPLDVWEAHALHPVPSKWGLAVWPNDLTKMNFSVPLAARLAAAESPRRLYRLRTARLFGDHTRQTEVSKALAQLLRHLGEQGHAVLLMDMDIYQTEKQDVLQRAMNEWKKLPAPPPVIGVCTELTHKMRLETKTRDLFDPVVTSNDTEAIDRWTLSERLELLSERLRFQIPWTGDPTRTLLERARAFTGFAWGDFTARWVDRAVTRSWRRLLRTRESKDPFELTDADLEDILRDRPPEHLRPLRDRIANVLPRLTDAQRRDLLREFNDMSNPSLSRQEAQKTRLWIEEFIEIHSLPMATPVLGGGDARDIAPALFERAQRVFARSHFGMDAVVHQVEGILTKIIQSERRAIVPESDYLCLIGPPGVGKTSILLLIGEALGRPVKIISGTKIQTEEDLKGFLRTYVNSHSGELVTALRSGPPEERVRNPIVVIDEVDKIPPAIQAILLQVLDPAQNSRFEDFYAGETDLSEVEFVLTGNDKGRIIGPLINRMQIETLNGYTEAEKIQIAARFMLPKVLAELGLRDALVFPRAGDALAHLIRLHDREQGVRELERLLERIVLFAAKRWALNGRRAPVTVDAELIDACLKTPTRPRLPLSAQDTVGLAHFPAANGFAFALETRRDTAGRVDDGSRHREWTDGKSTDPSIAVPSPRLRWFERLWRRLRYGGGAPRLPAAGDPQTAPALKEILDLAGRLVGLRLPEEWVIAAPRSGTPPDPSAGLAAAVSLVSAETDRPVKRETVFLGALDNRGGLLPVPDLERRLFGAIDAGAVEVVLPRAQETEVRALAAGVIGLRGPLLQPGSDGMAELSIPLPGPSIFANGQDPTWLEFLQQARQRPEHRPGAHGFLAFSGPVAALRALARESLDATPEPQTLYVLVDRWDRAVPFAFREPGEAPRARKTAHYADSIQVQIPQEPLPPSSTEPQVGEGVKGEFTADRAVLFMNDNYRRRMVTEPATRVADDLFEAVVENYDPTKVASAEAVLRSALVHNPAVAARFFIRMIDVWITGDKMLPGQRRAIMDIFGTLPPDTVGSMLLASAQFGSDTLLLRIRASALDLQKALVGPGNKTAALATLTNLRAAFQKEGGDGDLPHPIDDLARRLNAWDPARSPAVPADLVQWADSVARRALLFVNDIEQAHRAPLVGDEAAARDELKTRFPDYANQPVHELFELNHRGVGDLAETLGVYTAGRLLEDMAALGFVTEHRPLAPLNSPEDDLLDPVLRGAGRAVADQAATSALRHTVLLSCPDPLRAALPDYLARYLWRDGLPRRVLRLNTLNLQMANTEFADDTSFAWRRMQRVIQNAARQGNCLLVIDLDEFQKNVPLARHAIDLGRILAVANDSAKPLPLVFVGSEAAHLRFQESVTAYGDQVIAFSLADVPPGAVLRAQVGQVERARERPILAAGVLSRIVQQIHDRALGLRGAQRLIDRLSALPAPADLETFQRERDKMDAEDQRGSKDLSIEQRFERESYRLPPSVRAQAEKFLGLWVASSGDEAAKLEHRLRLILDFPYPRVPSAEQKARDTQILLGDLPDTLRRLRETLDAEFFGMDEVKDRIEDFVTRTLLSRAAGSPPRGKGLLLVGPPGTAKTTIVLAISEALGIPMTVVPCGAVKDAQYFVGFDSGFLGSKIGKLCEAAIRMGVPNGIYLLDEIEKMRPNESGQHPGDVFLQILDPKQNTRVREKFLGVDTDYSQNLFIATANGLEGIPAPLLDRFDVVALTGYNKSAKAAIGQKLVRRLIQKWRIEEDVRTPDLPGVIAVAVEKTHAQEKGVRQLGKALNAVFKAALTEKFKSGLSAPIEVTPDFARRALRAAPLETTEERPPWAVGRVQGLAVMSGEGEEGRVLEIEADLLSAPQAESPLRVVAAGRAQALMDFSQQSALPAALGWLERNGGPTVDSFRGKLIALLVLPWHIPKDGDSAGTAFTLAILSALTGRPLRQDFTITGAISRGGKIQSVGGIADKVTKAQQVAKTIFLPRENENDLLSHLLKSPDQIHFVESRRAEGHWERALYVMPRAFTNAGLPASAVDRFVRDAKGAGLAAVYDPAMKSNEWIKIAGTPESIESFFQSHRGVMETPPLHVLADRLEDVVERVLGDASDTRPDPLPSPSSGGSGSSFGSALAASAPGLASGVDPAVQAAVKGLVAVASVLFTPWNHAQSAAGLMQNPRTGADHNRRVRESLALLNPLVNTARPAWAESIKTLLARWKPDESNTPETMDSIREQVETAIFPLPHREQQAKALAALSLLGSNPEARPRPDSSAVPVLALDWNSVLSGEGKGLLRIAEAFLAESPRARVVLAGSPHQKSAMERALSAGPLASRTSRVLILNNLPTSGSVNTEEVKEWIRERLGASGVLGEGGLRFRLGATPDQAQRWTNLLHSLLVFSREVVVPAAVWNQMKPHLQGDPGVDNPDGSHTLPAREYSLADLLKSIAEDIVIQTQA